CACTACAGGTTTCCATGGGAACACTGGCTGGATAGACCCACTGACCGAGATGCCATATTATGAGAGGCGGTGCATTTCCAACATTCAGGCATATTGCCAAACAGACCACAAAAGACAGGAAGATTCAGACAACAGAGTTGCATTTGCAATACTATTTAGTCATTTAAGTTATTCTATAACTGGGATAGGCAACGCTGGTCCTTAAGGGCCAGAGAGGTTTCTGGTTTTTGCTCCATCCAAAACAATAACTACATAACTGGATAAATTATCAGGCTCACGGAGAACACACACTGGAGGCATTCATCTGTATATTCTTCTCCAGCTCCAAATGATCCATTAACCACTTGTGATGAAGCGCAGCTGGAATGAAACCAGAACATAACTGACACTCCAGCACTGGGGAAACTTAACTCTTAACAGCAGGAGTAACAAGCCAAATGCCACCAACTCGCCAGTAAATAACTGTTCGCAATAATGAggaatacattaaaatattcataaacagATCAACAGTACAGCATTGTAAAAATGGCCATTTATACCACAGAAATTAGCAgacaatatttttcatattccaaaatgtaataaaacagaTTAGACTAAACTGTTAAAACCAGTGTAGAATGGCAATTTGTTTAAAATGACAGTGTTACAAATCTATACAGTGCATTATGTACATTGGCGTGCTTGGCCCGCATTTGAATTGGACCTTCCCCTCAAGAGTAAAATACAGGTTTCATGGGTTTTTGGATATTTCAAATTTCagtgtacattttttaattgaccCAAACACTTTGTGTACGACAAATGACTTGAAATACGTGCGCAAGTTTCCAGTGACCTGCCAGCTTTAAAATGGTGGGTATCGGGGCATTCAAGAatttgtggtctaaagcaagaaaatacaaaagacCTTCCTACTTGGCATTGTAAAGCCAGCCAGTACTGCATCGGAAACTTccagaaatgtataaaatgtccGTCGACGTGAAACAGCTTTTTTAAACAATGTCAGTTCACAGCTTTCAGTACCCCTCATAGTGAGTACAGCCCTTTCTCCCCACATCGGCAAAGGGAAACAATGGATGCTAAAAGGACGTAGCATGTGCTTCTACTCAGTGTGCAGTTagccacacactgacacatgagAGCAAGGCAAGCACCACAGGCACACGGTGAGGGAGAAACGGTCCGTCTGGAATGAATAGTGACAATTCAAGTTAATTGGCTTTCAAAAGAGCAAATGTTAGTGGCTGGAGCTTTtcggttgggggggtggggagctTGCCGTTGAATACATCTTGCTGATACCCAGTTTTACCCaatcccaaccccccacccaccctcaaCGTCCCACCTTCCCCGCCCAAAACTCTTCAGCAAAATGTCCCCAGTCTTTGATGCGACCCCAGCCAGTCCAGAAAGACTGGAGGGCCTACACGGACAGCATGACAACCGCCCGCCAGATCTCATTCATCGTCCTCATCGtcatcgtcgtcgtcgtcgtcatcttcatcatctggctccctcttcctcttctccccatGCGTTTCTGGAGACCGACACATGGAGCAGGTCAATACATTCACCCCTTAGGCAAAGGCTCCTATTCTCAGCAACTCATGGCGACAAGGGTATGGGAGATAGTGCTAGAACTAGAACATTGACCGCCCTAGATCATAACatgacatgttatttggctgactcttatccaaagtgacttagttGATTTTAGTCGATCAAACTGCCCAGTCTTGTTCATGGAGATCTACTCCTAATTTGGCACAACCGATTCTACCAATTATCAGCTCAATAAGATCttcagctgttgaatgaggtgtgctttgttcgggTTGGAGTGACCTATAGGACtctagatcttcaggaacagggttgggcagccatgTCCTAGATAACCCAGTCAACATTAGACGCCTATTCTTCGCATTTTGTCACCACTGGGGGCACTGTAGATCAAACTGCTATTAAAGTAACAGACAATTCCCCCCCATTGACATTTGattgaatggggaaaaagtagATAGGAAGTTCACAAAATATTCTGATACATTTATGTTCCGTTTTTTCTTATgtaataaattatttgtattacgAAGCCAAACGAGTCCATAAAGTGTCTCCAGAGTGCTGAACCAACACCTGTACATGAACGACTTCTAAACTTAATTTCTCTACACGTTGGCCTGTGCTCCGCTGACTATCCTGCTCATTCATCTTCTCAGCTTTCACACTGGGCCACTAGAACTGCAAGCCAGTGTTCATTTCACCTGAACGTGCCGCAGTGATgcagtttattttttactgtatatatgaaCAAATGGGAGCAAAGACAGAGCTGCAGACACGAGGAGCACAAACCTGCATCGtcgtcatcttcatcatccACCTCGTCACTgtcccctccctcctcatcctcgTCTTCATCCTGAtaacacacgcgcgcgcgcgcacacacacaacgtgAGAacagcgcacgcacacacacacacgcacaccgtgAGAAcagcgcacgcacgcacacacacacgcacgagcTGAGCAATCCTCTCTCAGGCTCTACTTTCAGGTCAACGAAAGCAGGCATGCATATTTAAAGGCCTGTGCTCCTGTTCCAAAAACCATGGGCTCAAATGCAACACAATGTCTCAGACTCCCCGGGATGGTAATCTCTCAAATAACCCAGAGTGcatttttcctaaagtgcgtattgagttaaccctttaaggtatAGGATGACATATGTGATTAGAACGTTTAATCAAAATggttattttctgaaaaagtcAAGACCAAAAACAACTTACGTCATCATCCACATCAACgtcttcctcatcttcatcctccACATCCAGgtcttcctcatcttcatcctcttcttcctcaccaccactctcaccctcttctgcgccaaaaaaaaaaaaaaaaaaaaaaaaaagccatcgGTCAGACCAATCCTGAAGGACATCTCATGAGACGCCAAGACAAGCTTACACAGTCACCATTGTGAAAGACAAAATCTGATCAAATTGATGTTTTCCGCAATTCATATAATCTCAGGAAGCGCAGGGAAGccccggacacacacacacacacacacacacacacacacacacacacacacacacacacacacacacacacacacacacacacacacacacacacacacacacacacacacacacacagccgacGGCCCTCACCCTCATCGTCCAGCTCGTCCTCCAGGCCCGAGGGGTCTGAGTCCAGGGCCTCCTGGTCGTCGGCGTCGAAGCCGTCCAGGTAGGTGATCTGGGGGAGCAGGTCCAGCACACTCTCCCTGTAGTCCAGCAGCATGGTCACCTCGCAGTTAAACAGGTCTACACTGCTCAGCGTCGGGAGCTTCTTCTGTAGAGAgagatgcgcgcacacacacgagaCGGGAGGTCAGGCTTAGGAAGCAAACAAgcacctttttttattattttttattattatttttatttactggtGGCAGAGTAAgtttttttctggaatgttaCATCAagattctaagtcagtgttctagaatttAGTTGttccagtaataataatagtaacaaaagtttgcattttctgaaaatgaacaTCTTTCTGCACTgcacttaattatttaatttcaatgttcTTGAGAGACAAACTTTATCGGTTTTGATATTTTCACAGCACACGTTGGcaatactgaaataaataaacaaccttTGAGATGCCCAGTAAAAACCAGTCGGCTTTTAACCGTGTGACGTCATTCGACGCATTCCGAAACCATGAGAGAAACTGCCTTTGAGAATACGTTCGTGCACCATGTAACGGAAAGAAACTCAAAGCATtcttttacatttcagtcactCGAGCACTGAACTGCAGGGAACTTCAGCGCATGCAGAAATTCCGTCGTCTCCACGGAGACTGGGGGCAGAACGTTACCAGGGGCTCCAGCGTTCCAAGGTCTTTGATCTTGTTGCCGCTGAGGTTCAGGTGCGTCAGGTTGGGCGTCTTCTCTGCCAGGGCTTCCAGACCGCCGGACACGCGGTTGTCACTCAGCTCCAGCTGGGAAGACCATTTGGGAGAGGTttaagaggaggggggggcaggaagcctcaatcaaatcacagGACACTGGCTGATGGGAAAGGACATTAAGGAAAGGAACTGGCAGCTGACCTCTGGACAGTCCAGTGGTGCTCCAGGCTGAATCACAGACCTGGGggcaaatatgtaattgttttggattcaaatacctttctgtgctcaattgatcatCGAGCCaagcaagaggaccagaagatgGGGCTCGCCCTTTTTTTTGAAACATTTCATAGGTTGCACTACACCAGATAAACTCAGTAAGGAagagcgtagaaaagtatttgaatccacaaGAATGGCATATTTGCACCCCTCCTGCATTTATAATAGGAAATCATATCACTTAAATGCCTAAAGAATATTAAGGTATATCATGCACATGTGACCAAAATGTCCACGGCAAATTGAGACTACATTGAGAAATAGTTGAGTTCAGCCTACCTTGCGAAGTTTGGGGAGTTTGGGCAAGTTGTCGAGGGAAACCAGATTGACGTTGATCATGCTCAGAAACTCCAGATTGTCGAATTCGGCTGTCAGACCAAGAATCTTGCCATCATCGGTACGACAGTTATCCAGTACCAATTCCTTTACCTAAGAAAGCCAAGATTAGACTAGATTAGATCCGATTTAGATGAAATTCGTATTCCCAAACCATACTCCCTTTCACCTACAGGGGGACAGACACATTGATACAGTAAAATGACACCGTACACAATAGGAATCAGAACAACAATTTAGCTAGCCAACGTACGGTAGCAAACTAATCGCCATTCGAGTGTAGTTGAGCAAACTACTCCCATTTCCATAAGCAGAGCTATGTAAAGCTGGCCAATTAATCACTAAGAGGAACTCATAATGACGTAGATGGCGAATCAATGCTGGTTAGCACTAACCAACGATAGATACTCAAGTTGACTAATCAGTTTATTCGGTCTACCGATAAATTACTTTTTGTGCGAAATTGGCTACTCACCTTTCGAATCAAAACTATACAAACAAGATATTTATTGAAAGAAGCTAAACTACACTAATGTTAACATTAAGCATAGCATTTACAAGTAATACAACATTCACCGTTTTATTTTAACCGCTGAAATTgataaatgcatacattttggatAACTAGCTAGCCACAACTAAATTCACGGTTGCCCTAGCTACCCCTACAAAAGCTGGACAAATAACAGAATCTCACAAGTGTTCCAGTCCTTGGTAGCCATCAAGCTAACTTCGCGTTAGCCTTAAAGCCGCACTTTCCCG
The sequence above is a segment of the Conger conger chromosome 4, fConCon1.1, whole genome shotgun sequence genome. Coding sequences within it:
- the LOC133126126 gene encoding acidic leucine-rich nuclear phosphoprotein 32 family member B-like isoform X2, whose product is MVKELVLDNCRTDDGKILGLTAEFDNLEFLSMINVNLVSLDNLPKLPKLRKLELSDNRVSGGLEALAEKTPNLTHLNLSGNKIKDLGTLEPLKKLPTLSSVDLFNCEVTMLLDYRESVLDLLPQITYLDGFDADDQEALDSDPSGLEDELDDEEEGESGGEEEEDEDEEDLDVEDEDEEDVDVDDDDEDEDEEGGDSDEVDDEDDDDAETHGEKRKREPDDEDDDDDDDDDEDDE
- the LOC133126126 gene encoding acidic leucine-rich nuclear phosphoprotein 32 family member B-like isoform X1 codes for the protein MEMEKRINLELRNRKPAEVKELVLDNCRTDDGKILGLTAEFDNLEFLSMINVNLVSLDNLPKLPKLRKLELSDNRVSGGLEALAEKTPNLTHLNLSGNKIKDLGTLEPLKKLPTLSSVDLFNCEVTMLLDYRESVLDLLPQITYLDGFDADDQEALDSDPSGLEDELDDEEEGESGGEEEEDEDEEDLDVEDEDEEDVDVDDDDEDEDEEGGDSDEVDDEDDDDAETHGEKRKREPDDEDDDDDDDDDEDDE